One part of the Kryptolebias marmoratus isolate JLee-2015 linkage group LG2, ASM164957v2, whole genome shotgun sequence genome encodes these proteins:
- the sept4b gene encoding septin 4b isoform X2: MESPLSSRLRSAMFNHDEEDQDKEYVGFATLPNQVHRKSVKKGFDFTLMVAGESGLGKSTLVNSLFLTDLYKDRKLLNAEERITQTVEITKHTVDIEEKGVKLKLTIVDTPGFGDAVNNTECWKSVADYIDQQFEQYFRDESGLNRKNIQDNRVHCCLYFISPFGHGLRPLDVEFMRALHEKVNIVPVLAKADTLTPTEVKRKKIKIRDEIDQYGIKIYQFPDCDSDEDEDFKQQDLQLKDSIPFAVIGSNTVVEAKGKRVRGRLYPWGIVEVENTAHCDFITLRNMLVRTHMQDLKEVTRETHYENYRAQCIQSMTRMVVKERNRNKLTRESGTDFPIPVVQGEAENETEKLIREKDEELRRMQEMLQKYQDTLIAQNDGH, translated from the exons gaCCAGGACAAGGAATATGTGGGCTTCGCTACACTCCCAAACCAGGTTCATCGCAAATCTGTCAAGAAAGGATTTGACTTCACGCTCATGGTGGCAG GTGAGTCTGGTCTGGGGAAGTCCACCCTGGTCAACAGCCTGTTTCTCACAGATCTGTACAAAGATAGGAAGCTGCTCAATGCCGAAG aGAGAATCACACAAACCGTTGAAATCACCAAACACACTGTGGATATAGAGGAGAAAGGTGTGAAGCTTAAGCTCACCATTGTAGACACCCCTGGATTTGGCGACGCCGTAAACAACACTGAATG CTGGAAGTCGGTGGCCGACTACATTGACCAGCAGTTCGAGCAGTACTTCAGGGACGAGAGCGGCCTCAACCGCAAGAACATCCAGGACAACCGTGTGCACTGCTGCCTCTACTTCATTTCACCCTTCGGTCACGG CCTTCGGCCTCTGGATGTTGAGTTTATGAGGGCTCTGCACGAGAAGGTCAACATCGTCCCTGTCTTGGCCAAAGCAGACACTCTCACCCCGACCGAggtgaagagaaagaaaattaag ATCAGAGATGAGATTGACCAGTACGGCATCAAGATCTACCAGTTCCCCGACTGCGACTCGGACGAAGACGAGGACTTCAAGCAGCAGGACCTCCAGCTGAAG gaCAGTATTCCTTTCGCTGTAATTGGCAGCAACACGGTGGTGGAGGCCAAAGGGAAGAGGGTGCGAGGACGTCTCTATCCCTGGGGCATCGTAGAAG tAGAGAACACGGCGCACTGCGACTTCATCACGCTGAGGAACATGCTGGTCCGCACGCACATGCAGGACCTGAAAGAAGTGACCCGGGAGACCCACTACGAGAACTACAGAGCTCAGTGCATCCAGAGCATGACCCGCATGGTGGTTAAGGAACGCAACCGCAA CAAACTGACCAGAGAGAGCGGCACGGACTTCCCCATCCCTGTGGTCCAAGGAGAGGCGGAGAACGAGACGGAGAAGCTCATCCGAGAAAAAGATGAGGAG CTCCGGCGGATGCAGGAGATGCTGCAGAAGTACCAGGATACTTTGATCGCTCAGAACGACGGCCATTAA
- the sept4b gene encoding septin 4b isoform X1, producing the protein MVAGESGLGKSTLVNSLFLTDLYKDRKLLNAEERITQTVEITKHTVDIEEKGVKLKLTIVDTPGFGDAVNNTECWKSVADYIDQQFEQYFRDESGLNRKNIQDNRVHCCLYFISPFGHGLRPLDVEFMRALHEKVNIVPVLAKADTLTPTEVKRKKIKIRDEIDQYGIKIYQFPDCDSDEDEDFKQQDLQLKDSIPFAVIGSNTVVEAKGKRVRGRLYPWGIVEENTAHCDFITLRNMLVRTHMQDLKEVTRETHYENYRAQCIQSMTRMVVKERNRNKLTRESGTDFPIPVVQGEAENETEKLIREKDEELRRMQEMLQKYQDTLIAQNDGH; encoded by the exons ATGGTGGCAG GTGAGTCTGGTCTGGGGAAGTCCACCCTGGTCAACAGCCTGTTTCTCACAGATCTGTACAAAGATAGGAAGCTGCTCAATGCCGAAG aGAGAATCACACAAACCGTTGAAATCACCAAACACACTGTGGATATAGAGGAGAAAGGTGTGAAGCTTAAGCTCACCATTGTAGACACCCCTGGATTTGGCGACGCCGTAAACAACACTGAATG CTGGAAGTCGGTGGCCGACTACATTGACCAGCAGTTCGAGCAGTACTTCAGGGACGAGAGCGGCCTCAACCGCAAGAACATCCAGGACAACCGTGTGCACTGCTGCCTCTACTTCATTTCACCCTTCGGTCACGG CCTTCGGCCTCTGGATGTTGAGTTTATGAGGGCTCTGCACGAGAAGGTCAACATCGTCCCTGTCTTGGCCAAAGCAGACACTCTCACCCCGACCGAggtgaagagaaagaaaattaag ATCAGAGATGAGATTGACCAGTACGGCATCAAGATCTACCAGTTCCCCGACTGCGACTCGGACGAAGACGAGGACTTCAAGCAGCAGGACCTCCAGCTGAAG gaCAGTATTCCTTTCGCTGTAATTGGCAGCAACACGGTGGTGGAGGCCAAAGGGAAGAGGGTGCGAGGACGTCTCTATCCCTGGGGCATCGTAGAAG AGAACACGGCGCACTGCGACTTCATCACGCTGAGGAACATGCTGGTCCGCACGCACATGCAGGACCTGAAAGAAGTGACCCGGGAGACCCACTACGAGAACTACAGAGCTCAGTGCATCCAGAGCATGACCCGCATGGTGGTTAAGGAACGCAACCGCAA CAAACTGACCAGAGAGAGCGGCACGGACTTCCCCATCCCTGTGGTCCAAGGAGAGGCGGAGAACGAGACGGAGAAGCTCATCCGAGAAAAAGATGAGGAG CTCCGGCGGATGCAGGAGATGCTGCAGAAGTACCAGGATACTTTGATCGCTCAGAACGACGGCCATTAA